The Brassica oleracea var. oleracea cultivar TO1000 chromosome C6, BOL, whole genome shotgun sequence genomic interval CTCTCAACAACACAAGAAGACACTAAACTTCAAACTTGGAAAAGCCATAGCCAATCCTTAGGATTCTCATCACTCTGCACCTTACCACTCCTCTTCACCGCAACACTTCTATCTCCACCACGCTTAACATAAGCGTAATACTTCAAGAAGAAAGCCAACACAAGCACAACCCAATCAAAACAAAAGATCACAACACAGAGCCCACCACCAAGCTTCAAGATCACAACCGCATCTTCCTCCCTCACATACGACTTGAGGCTCCCTAGGAAGTTGGCCGTGTTGGTGAAGATGAGGACGGAGACGGAGCCTTGGAATATAGCTGTGATCATGGTGGCGACCATTTGATCTTTTGCTAGTCTTGTTATATGAGTGATGATGAGTATTCAATATGTAAGTCAAATTCCAATTTTTCTTGCTCAATGAATCAATAAAAGATGCAGCCTCTGTGTCGGATTTAATAGATATAAAATATGTAAAGCTGCATGTTTAAGTTCAGTGTCTTACTTCATCAGTGAGCTGGCTGAATTCGATGCTTGGCATAGTAAATGTACTTCTTTAGGAACTTAATCGTCAAAGTTTTCTCATTTGTTTGGCCTCTTTTCTTCT includes:
- the LOC106299302 gene encoding uncharacterized protein LOC106299302; this translates as MKLAKDQMVATMITAIFQGSVSVLIFTNTANFLGSLKSYVREEDAVVILKLGGGLCVVIFCFDWVVLVLAFFLKYYAYVKRGGDRSVAVKRSGKVQSDENPKDWLWLFQV